From a single Asticcacaulis sp. MM231 genomic region:
- a CDS encoding electron transfer flavoprotein-ubiquinone oxidoreductase: MADTQDIVIEREAMDYDVVIVGGGPAGLSAAIRLKQQAEKAGKDISVAVLEKGSEVGAHILSGAVFDPSGLASLFPNWKEMGAPLDTPVTEDKFIYLGPQGAMDISALPKPAYMNNHGCYIGSLGNLCRWLAEQAEGLGVEIYPGMACSEVLYDDEGAVAGVVAGVFGIARDGHHKPDYQPGLELRAQYTFFAEGVRGSLSQLVIRKFDLDAKSDVQKYGIGLKELWKVKPEKFKPGFVQHTLGWPLNDKTGGGSFLYHFGDHYVSIGFVVHLNYENPYLSPFDEFQRFKQHPAIRDVLEGGERVAYGARAINEGGYQSVPRLVFPGGVLIGCSAGFVNVPRIKGSHNAMKTAIMAADAAFKALQSLDAPRVLEGYQKAYEHSDVAKELKLVRNVKPILTKFGTNLGTLISGIEMTLTHLLGGFSIFTGTGSLHHTKSDAHSLKPAADFKPIAYPKPDGVISFDKLSSVFVSATNHEEDQPVHLKLKDPHIPIDINLAKYAEPAQRYCPAGVYEIVGLETREPRLQINAQNCVHCKTCDIKDPTNNIVWVCPEGGGGPNYPNM; the protein is encoded by the coding sequence ATGGCCGATACGCAAGACATCGTTATTGAGCGCGAAGCCATGGATTATGACGTGGTGATCGTCGGCGGCGGTCCGGCCGGTCTTTCGGCCGCCATTCGCCTGAAGCAGCAGGCGGAAAAAGCCGGCAAGGACATTTCGGTCGCCGTGTTGGAAAAGGGCTCGGAAGTTGGCGCCCATATCCTGTCCGGCGCCGTGTTCGATCCTTCCGGCCTGGCCTCGCTCTTCCCCAACTGGAAGGAGATGGGCGCCCCGCTCGATACGCCGGTGACCGAGGACAAGTTCATCTATCTCGGACCACAGGGCGCCATGGATATCTCTGCCCTGCCGAAGCCCGCCTATATGAACAATCATGGCTGCTACATCGGCTCGCTTGGCAATCTCTGTCGCTGGCTAGCTGAACAGGCCGAAGGTCTGGGCGTCGAAATCTATCCCGGCATGGCCTGTTCGGAAGTGCTTTATGATGACGAGGGCGCTGTTGCCGGTGTTGTGGCCGGGGTGTTCGGCATCGCCCGCGATGGTCATCACAAGCCCGATTACCAGCCAGGTCTTGAACTGCGCGCCCAATATACCTTCTTTGCCGAAGGCGTGCGGGGCTCGCTGTCACAACTCGTCATCCGCAAGTTCGACCTCGACGCCAAAAGCGACGTCCAGAAATACGGCATCGGCCTGAAGGAACTGTGGAAGGTCAAGCCGGAAAAGTTCAAGCCGGGCTTTGTCCAGCATACGCTTGGCTGGCCGTTGAACGACAAGACCGGCGGCGGTTCCTTCCTCTATCACTTCGGTGATCACTACGTTTCGATCGGCTTCGTGGTGCATCTGAACTACGAAAACCCTTACCTGTCGCCGTTTGATGAGTTTCAGCGTTTCAAGCAGCATCCGGCTATCCGAGATGTGTTGGAAGGCGGTGAACGTGTCGCTTACGGCGCCCGCGCCATCAATGAAGGCGGTTATCAGTCCGTGCCCCGTCTGGTGTTTCCGGGCGGGGTGCTGATCGGTTGCTCGGCCGGCTTCGTTAATGTGCCGCGCATCAAGGGCAGCCATAACGCCATGAAGACCGCCATCATGGCCGCTGACGCGGCCTTTAAGGCTCTGCAGTCGCTAGACGCGCCGCGCGTGCTCGAAGGCTACCAGAAGGCCTATGAACATTCGGATGTTGCCAAAGAGCTCAAGCTTGTTCGCAACGTCAAGCCCATCCTGACAAAGTTTGGTACCAATCTCGGCACCCTGATCAGCGGTATCGAGATGACCCTGACCCATCTGCTTGGTGGTTTCAGTATCTTCACCGGCACGGGGTCGCTGCACCACACCAAGAGCGATGCCCATAGCCTCAAGCCAGCGGCAGATTTCAAGCCCATCGCCTATCCGAAACCGGATGGCGTGATCTCGTTCGACAAGCTGTCGTCGGTATTTGTGTCGGCCACCAACCACGAGGAGGACCAACCGGTTCACCTCAAGCTCAAAGATCCGCATATCCCGATCGATATCAACCTGGCCAAATATGCCGAGCCGGCGCAGCGTTATTGCCCGGCCGGTGTTTATGAAATTGTCGGCCTGGAAACGCGCGAGCCGCGTTTGCAGATCAACGCGCAGAACTGCGTCCACTGCAAAACCTGCGATATCAAAGACCCGACGAACAACATCGTCTGGGTATGCCCGGAAGGGGGCGGCGGCCCCAACTATCCAAATATGTAG
- a CDS encoding tetratricopeptide repeat protein, which translates to MKTSLVLKSGFSLVAIGFALAGQVSASDKMAAPRVIYASASQELVVYPSPYANYLVGRVAMAQGDVSTAARAMGAASLGDPTNSDLREKAFLISALGGDIDRSSKLASGMKPTSDTAELMVNLLGAVTSAKADRPSQALKSIDAVLAFKKNDRNAVLLRPYILAMNGKWSAALDDSGDAALQGNDRDRLLVYLVKADRARLNEIKGKYDAADALYKSLYQPGAASFVFGPDYASFLERRGRKDEAKTVWSAIASQSGDITAAQALKRLDAADYKPPVLPSLKESMAQALFVSSTVSFSEHDSEFALASLHLSLYLDNSSDRERIFLGQIQQELKDTPAAEAAWASIAPESPFYNEATLRRVWAMREDEQLGQALALIDQAFSRDPDNLSLLIEKTGILHAQDKDADAQALLDARIKRVGDKDFGWQAWYMQAIVYDGLGRWSDAETAIKKAQAVNGKQPEILNFLGYGYINRGENIQGGMDLVRQALNVNPKSGAIVDSLGWGYYKLGEYEQALSFIEQAVQMEPSDPEINEHLGDVYKAMGRDIEAGYEWKRVLTLKTTERQAVEVRRKLDANAADRKIAAKATTGAQALNEEPKRHPR; encoded by the coding sequence GTGAAGACAAGTTTGGTGTTGAAGTCTGGTTTTAGTCTGGTGGCTATCGGTTTCGCCTTGGCGGGACAGGTGTCGGCCAGCGATAAGATGGCCGCGCCGCGCGTCATTTACGCGAGCGCCAGCCAGGAACTGGTTGTCTATCCAAGCCCTTACGCCAACTATCTCGTCGGGCGCGTCGCCATGGCTCAAGGCGATGTAAGTACGGCGGCCAGGGCCATGGGCGCGGCCAGTTTGGGCGATCCGACCAATAGTGATTTGCGCGAAAAAGCATTTTTGATCAGTGCGTTGGGCGGAGATATTGATCGTTCCTCTAAGCTGGCTTCGGGCATGAAACCGACCAGCGATACCGCCGAACTGATGGTCAATTTGCTGGGCGCCGTCACCTCTGCCAAGGCCGACAGACCGTCTCAGGCGCTGAAAAGCATAGACGCCGTTCTGGCTTTCAAGAAAAACGACCGCAACGCCGTTTTGTTGCGCCCCTATATCCTGGCCATGAACGGCAAGTGGTCGGCGGCGCTTGATGATTCCGGCGATGCGGCCCTGCAAGGCAATGACCGCGATCGCCTGCTGGTTTATCTCGTCAAGGCCGACCGTGCGCGCCTCAATGAGATCAAGGGCAAGTATGACGCGGCCGATGCGCTTTATAAATCGCTCTATCAGCCCGGCGCCGCCAGTTTTGTGTTCGGGCCGGATTATGCCAGTTTCCTGGAACGCCGTGGCCGCAAGGACGAGGCTAAGACGGTCTGGAGCGCTATCGCCAGTCAGAGCGGTGATATAACCGCGGCGCAGGCCCTGAAGCGTCTGGATGCCGCCGATTACAAGCCGCCGGTTTTGCCAAGCTTAAAGGAAAGCATGGCTCAGGCCTTGTTCGTATCCTCGACGGTGTCGTTCAGCGAACACGATAGCGAGTTTGCGCTGGCCAGCCTGCATCTGTCGCTCTATCTCGACAATTCCTCCGACCGTGAGCGCATTTTCCTCGGTCAGATCCAGCAGGAACTGAAGGACACACCGGCGGCCGAAGCGGCCTGGGCCAGTATCGCACCGGAATCGCCCTTCTATAACGAAGCGACCCTGCGCCGCGTCTGGGCCATGCGCGAGGATGAGCAGCTTGGTCAGGCCCTAGCGCTTATCGATCAGGCTTTCAGCCGTGATCCTGATAATCTCAGCCTGCTGATTGAAAAGACCGGCATCCTGCACGCTCAGGACAAGGATGCCGATGCGCAAGCCTTGCTGGATGCCCGCATCAAGCGCGTGGGCGACAAGGATTTCGGCTGGCAGGCCTGGTATATGCAGGCCATTGTTTATGATGGCCTGGGGCGCTGGTCGGATGCCGAAACCGCCATCAAGAAGGCGCAGGCGGTCAATGGCAAGCAGCCGGAAATTCTTAACTTCCTTGGCTACGGGTATATCAACCGTGGCGAAAACATTCAGGGCGGCATGGACCTGGTTCGTCAGGCGCTGAACGTCAATCCTAAGTCGGGCGCGATCGTCGATTCGCTCGGCTGGGGCTATTACAAGCTCGGCGAATATGAACAGGCGCTGAGCTTTATCGAGCAAGCCGTGCAGATGGAGCCGTCCGATCCGGAAATCAACGAGCATCTTGGCGACGTTTACAAGGCAATGGGACGCGATATCGAAGCCGGTTACGAATGGAAGCGCGTATTGACGCTGAAAACGACCGAACGCCAGGCCGTCGAGGTGCGCCGTAAGCTGGACGCCAATGCCGCCGATCGCAAGATCGCCGCCAAGGCAACAACGGGAGCGCAGGCACTGAATGAAGAACCGAAGCGTCACCCCAGATGA